Proteins found in one Numida meleagris isolate 19003 breed g44 Domestic line chromosome 25, NumMel1.0, whole genome shotgun sequence genomic segment:
- the APOBEC2 gene encoding C->U-editing enzyme APOBEC-2: protein MAEKQEEPSNTQNGEPDNAEEGEGKKKKKVKREDLPPFEIVTGERLPAIFFKFQFRNVEYSSGRNKTFLCYVVETQGKESTTSRGYLEDEHAASHAEIGFFNTILPKCESSLRYNITWYVSSSPCVTCADRISETLRKNKNLRLTIMVGRLFMWEEPEMQAALKKMKSAGCKLRIMKPQDFEYVWQNFVEQEEGEEAKAFVPWEDIQENFRYYEEKLAEILQ, encoded by the exons ATGgcagaaaagcaggaggagCCCAGCAACACCCAGAACGGCGAACCCGACAACgcagaggagggagagggaaaaaagaagaagaaggtgAAGCGGGAAGACCTGCCACCCTTCGAAATCGTGACAGG GGAACGCCTTCCAGCCATATTTTTCAAGTTCCAGTTCAGGAACGTGGAATACAGCTCAGGCAGGAACAAAACCTTCCTGTGTTACGTTGTAGAGACCCAAGGCAAAGAGTCGACAACTTCCCGGGGTTACCTGGAAGATGAGCACGCAGCCTCCCATGCAGAAATTGGTTTCTTTAACACAATTTTGCCAAAGTGTGAATCAAGCCTCCGCTACAACATCACCTGGTACGTTTCCTCCAGTCCCTGTGTGACCTGCGCCGATCGGATAAGCGAGACCCTAAGGAAGAACAAGAACCTGCGCCTGACAATCATGGTAGGACGCCTCTTCATGTGGGAAGAGCCAGAAATGCAGGCTGccctgaaaaaaatgaagtctgcTGGCTGCAAGCTGAGGATTATGAAGCCTCAAGACTTTGAGTACGTCTGGCAGAACTTTGTGGAAcaggaagaaggagaggaagcaaaGGCTTTCGTGCCATGGGAGGACATTCAAGAGAACTTCCGGTACTACGAGGAAAAGTTGGCTGAGATTCTGCAGTGA